One genomic window of Lytechinus variegatus isolate NC3 chromosome 1, Lvar_3.0, whole genome shotgun sequence includes the following:
- the LOC121420966 gene encoding tubulin epsilon chain-like, protein MTQSIVIQVGQCGNQIGCRFWDLALREHATYNKKGIFDESLSSFFRNVDARYSNPLDLGIGDGKQKITSLKARAVLIDMEEGVVNELLKGSLRDVFDHRQLLTDVSGCGNNWAVGHKLYGSQYQEQLEECIRTAAECCDCLQCFFIMHSMGGGTGSGVGTAVLSQLQDLYPDVYRFVTAVYPSSDDDVITSPYNSVLAMRQLTDCADCVMPIENQALYDICQKVYQAQPQEQGGKRTYPAGSGQVKGQGSVVSGAGGATKAGQEKPFDHMNNIVANLLLNLTSSSRFEGSLNVDLNEISTNLVPFPRLHYLVTSQTPLYTSNSLRIPARRLDQMFTDAFSRENQLLKADPKNSMYLACALMCRGNVQVSDIRRNIDRLRPSLNFIHWNTDGWKTGLCSVPPVGHPYSLLTMANNTCLKTNFSDLRDRFNRLYKRKAHIHHYTSVEGMDTGEFKESLESLSSLIEEYQKLETAKAQPVPRLNIAT, encoded by the exons ATTGGATGTCGTTTCTGGGATCTTGCCCTCAGGGAACATGCTACCTACAACAAGAAGGGCATCTTTGATGAATCCCTCAGCAGTTTCTTCCGGAATGTGGATGCCAG ATACAGCAACCCTCTTGATCTTGGAATCGGCGATGGGAAACAAAAGATCACAAGCCTCAAAGCAAGG GCAGTCTTGATCGACATGGAGGAGGGTGTGGTCAATGAGCTTTTGAAGGGCTCCCTCAGGGACGTCTTTGATCACAGGCAGCTGCTCACAGATGTCTCCGGCTGTGGCAATAATTG GGCTGTGGGTCACAAGTTGTATGGCAGTCAGTACCAGGAGCAGCTAGAGGAGTGTATCCGAACAGCAGCAGAATGCTGTGACTGCCTTCAGTGTTTCTTCATCATGCATTCTATGGGAGGAG GTACTGGGTCTGGGGTTGGCACAGCAGTCCTCAGCCAACTCCAAGATCTTTATCCAGATGTTTACAG GTTTGTTACTGCTGTGTACCCAAGCAgcgatgatgatgtcatcacttcCCCGTACAACAGTGTACTGGCCATGAGACAGCTCACGGATTGCGCAGACTGTGTTATGCCTATAGAGAATCAG GCTCTCTATGACATCTGCCAGAAGGTGTATCAGGCCCAACCACAGGAACAAGGGGGTAAGCGCACCTACCCAGCTGGGTCAggtcaggtcaaaggtcaaggcaGCGTGGTGTCGGGGGCAGGCGGTGCAACTAAGGCTGGCCAAGAGAAGCCGTTCGATCACATGAACAATATTGTTGCCAACTTACTTCTGAATCTCACCAG TTCTTCCAGATTTGAGGGTTCTCTGAATGTGGATCTTAATGAGATCAGTACAAACTTGGTTCCCTTTCCACGCCTGCACTACCTGGTCACAAGCCAGACACCTCTCTATACGTCAAATAGCCTCAGGATACCTGCAAGAAG ATTAGACCAGATGTTCACTGATGCATTTAGCCGTGAGAATCAACTGCTGAAAGCTGATCCAAAGAACAGTATGTACTTGGCATGTGCCCTTATGTGTCGTGGAAATGTACAGGTTTCCGACATACGCCGTAATATTGACAG GTTACGACCATCGCTGAATTTCATTCACTGGAACACGGATGGTTGGAAGACTGGTCTGTGTTCTGTGCCTCCCGTGGGTCACCCCTATTCCCTTCTCACCATGGCCAACAACACTTGTCTCAAGACAAACTTCTCCGATCTACGAGATAGATTCAATAGACTCTACAAAAGGAAG gcaCATATACATCACTACACGAGTGTAGAAGGTATGGACACAGGGGAATTCAAGGAGAGTCTGGAGTCTCTATCATCCCTCATAGAGGAGTACCAGAAGCTTGAGACGGCAAAGGCCCAGCCAGTTCCTCGCCTCAACATAGCTACTTGA